The sequence CCGCTGTCCTTACAGCAGTTGCTGTATCCGGCTGCAGCCTTCTTACAAAATTTCGCCTGACCGGTGAAAGCACGGACATCCACCCCGTTCAGCGCCGCAACATCCTTACCTGCTGCGGCCAGTGCCGCCAGCTGAGAAACGGCTTCGGCAAAATCATTACTCTGCCCGCTCTGAGCCTTATCGCATTCGCCATCGAGACAGAAGACGTCTCCCCCACAGACCATCACTTTCCCGGATGTTTTTGACTCACAGGAGTACGTGGCATATTCATGCAGACAGGCACCTTCTTCGGAGTAAAAGGCACACTGGTGTGACACCAGGGTACAGGCAGGATTGTCGGTGTAGGTCTGACAGGTTCCCTTGTCTGCTGACTGCGTGACATACGTGTCCCGGTATGCCCAGCAGCTCTGGTACATGCTGTATGACTGACCGTCTTTCACCAGCGTCCTGTTCCCGCCAGCCTCCGTACATTCTGTTTTTGTCAGTTTCCCCAGCTCCTTGCTGAACGGGCAGCTTTCAGACCAGACAACATACGGGGTGTACGAGGCTTTTTTTACCCTGACAACCAGACGCAGCTTCATTGACGTATGACGTTTGAATTTTGTATTCCCGACCCGGACGGGGTGAGATGAGGTAAAAGCAACACCGGCAGTCAGTGTTTTCTGTACTGGTGTAAATGAGGCATCTGCTGAGTATTTGGCATTCCAGCTCAGTGGGGTTCCCAGTACTGTAATTGTCATAGGTATACTCTTCTGCAGGTAAATACGACTCCAGCTGTAATGTGCATCGACAATTTCACCGGTAACGGGAGAGGTAATGGAGACAACATACTGACCATTCACTTCACGTGCAGGTAGCTGACTCATTTCATACTCCAGCGTCCGGGTTTCCCATGTGGTACTCCCCTGCAGCTCCATACGGGCAGTTCGTGTGCAGTACTGCTCCACCTGTAAATCCCGCTCACAGGTGTAATTCGTGTATTCACTCCTGCTAATCTCCTGCGCACTGCACTGCTGCCCGGTGTTTCCCACAATGCTGTCAGCCCGGTTCACCACATCCCTGCCGGTCTGGATAAACGGTGCATCCGGTGAAAGAATGTCTTTCGGCTTGTTCATGAATGACTCTGTAATGGTTTTTCCGGTTTCACCGGTCGCCCATTCCGTGGTGCCGTCATTTTTCAGGCCGCCATCCCCGCCGGCAGTCACGCCACCGTAATATTTTGTCTCGTCCGGATTCGCGTTATAGCCGGGGATACTCTCCTGTGGCTTAAAGCCCTGAATACTGCTGCTTCCCTGCCCTTTGATCTGGTGAGCAAAATCAGAACCGGCCCGGTAATCACTGTTGCTGTCAGCCTGTGCCATGCCGGCAACCAGAGCCAGTATCAGAGGTAAAATACGTTTCATTTCCCGGAATCTCCTTTCCCTGCCAGTAAATCATGAGCCACCTGCCGGCAGTCACCCGTGGCGGCCACTTTCTCCAGCGCCTGGCCGACCCGCAGGTTTCCCCGGATGATGTCGTATCCCTGACTGCAGAACACCACCAGTGCCGGTACAGTGCGAATGCCGTACTGTGAAAACAGCGTCGGGTCGATCTGAACACCATCAGTCGCGCCGTCTTTCACCAGGGACAACACAGCTTCAGCGGTGGTCTTCAGGTCATTGTTCACCATGCCCCGCAGTGTGGCCGGAATACCGTAGTGCCGGGTTTCGCCCAGCATTCGTTTCAGCCCCTCTTCGGGAATGGAAAACGACACAAAATACAGAGCACCCTGCCGGGGTTTCCCGTCCAGCGAAGCCTGCTGTTTACGAACCAGCTCATCCAGGAAATGGTTATCTGAACGCTGAAGGGGGTTTTCCAGCACCTGTTTCTCCGCCCAGGCTTTCAGCTGATGGTCAGGTTTTTCACGCAGTTGTCTGCTTAAATTTTCCTGCTGCTTCAGGAACTGGCGGTTTTCAGGAGTGTTCACGTTTTCTGACGCCATAACCGCCCCGTTCAGCATCATCAGCAGTGCTGCCAGAGATTTCATACTCAGCTTCATCATTCACCTCACAGGAAGACACAGTTACGTTTACGCCACATCAGGTAGCCGAAGTTTTTCTTTGTGTTGGGCGGATTTTTCCCGGTTTCCCAGCGGGTCACGCTGCGCCCGAACGGGTGGCACTGCCCGCTGTCCGGATACATATTCACCATCTGGTAACGCCAGCGTTCTTTGGGCAGGATTGGGGACGGATATTCATTACAGACGGCGTTATTTTTCCCGATGGTTTCCATAATCATGCCCTGACGGTGCAGCTTGAACGCCATGCGTTCACTGACCAGCAGGGAGGACTGCAACGGACTGGACTCATTACTCACCCAGCCATTGAACGGGTACATACTTCCCTGCGAACCGGCACACCAGAACAGAACATCGAGAGGCATATTAAAGGCGCTGGCAATCGCATCTGCTGCGCAGGCTCCCTGTGCTATCGGATTGGCAAAGATGACAGCTTCCGGATTGAGAATGGTGGTCAGGCTGCTGTCCGTCCAGGTGGGGTCGATTTCAGAAAGATAAGCGATATCCAGGTCACCACCTTCCAGACAGCCCAGCGATGTGATGATGTTCAGCCAGTACGTCAGCGGGTATTTGTACCAGTGAACGTGATAGAACGCCCCATTTACCTGCTTCTCATCCTTTTTCGCCGTTCCCTGTGCCGTTTTACCAAAAGCCGGCAGGCTGAAGCCCAGGTTCACCATGCATCCCGGTGACCGGGTGACGTCCGTCAACGCCATCGGCTCCCAGTAACCAATGGCCAGCCCGATACGCCTGAACAGCGGCGGCGGTGCCGGACAAATCTGAATGGGCATCGACGGGTTCGCCGTGTCGGGGACCTTACCCTGACTGACTTTGATACTGCCCAGCGAGAGCGGGAAAATACAGCTCCAGCAGATATCTGTGATCGGGTTTACAAAACGCCCCTCACAGGCAGAATCCGCAGACGCCGCAGGGACATGACCGGCGAAAAGGAATAACATCAGCAG comes from Escherichia coli and encodes:
- the traN gene encoding type-F conjugative transfer system mating-pair stabilization protein TraN; its protein translation is MKRILPLILALVAGMAQADSNSDYRAGSDFAHQIKGQGSSSIQGFKPQESIPGYNANPDETKYYGGVTAGGDGGLKNDGTTEWATGETGKTITESFMNKPKDILSPDAPFIQTGRDVVNRADSIVGNTGQQCSAQEISRSEYTNYTCERDLQVEQYCTRTARMELQGSTTWETRTLEYEMSQLPAREVNGQYVVSITSPVTGEIVDAHYSWSRIYLQKSIPMTITVLGTPLSWNAKYSADASFTPVQKTLTAGVAFTSSHPVRVGNTKFKRHTSMKLRLVVRVKKASYTPYVVWSESCPFSKELGKLTKTECTEAGGNRTLVKDGQSYSMYQSCWAYRDTYVTQSADKGTCQTYTDNPACTLVSHQCAFYSEEGACLHEYATYSCESKTSGKVMVCGGDVFCLDGECDKAQSGQSNDFAEAVSQLAALAAAGKDVAALNGVDVRAFTGQAKFCKKAAAGYSNCCKDSGWGQDIGLAKCSSDEKALAKAKSNKLTVSVGEFCSKKVLGVCLEKKRSYCQFDSKLAQIVQQQGRNGQLRISFGSAKHPDCRGITVDELQKIQFNRLDFTNFYEDLMNNQKIPDSGVLTQKVKEQIADQLKQAGQ
- the trbC gene encoding type-F conjugative transfer system pilin assembly protein TrbC translates to MKLSMKSLAALLMMLNGAVMASENVNTPENRQFLKQQENLSRQLREKPDHQLKAWAEKQVLENPLQRSDNHFLDELVRKQQASLDGKPRQGALYFVSFSIPEEGLKRMLGETRHYGIPATLRGMVNNDLKTTAEAVLSLVKDGATDGVQIDPTLFSQYGIRTVPALVVFCSQGYDIIRGNLRVGQALEKVAATGDCRQVAHDLLAGKGDSGK
- the traU gene encoding conjugal transfer pilus assembly protein TraU, producing MKRRLWLLMLFLFAGHVPAASADSACEGRFVNPITDICWSCIFPLSLGSIKVSQGKVPDTANPSMPIQICPAPPPLFRRIGLAIGYWEPMALTDVTRSPGCMVNLGFSLPAFGKTAQGTAKKDEKQVNGAFYHVHWYKYPLTYWLNIITSLGCLEGGDLDIAYLSEIDPTWTDSSLTTILNPEAVIFANPIAQGACAADAIASAFNMPLDVLFWCAGSQGSMYPFNGWVSNESSPLQSSLLVSERMAFKLHRQGMIMETIGKNNAVCNEYPSPILPKERWRYQMVNMYPDSGQCHPFGRSVTRWETGKNPPNTKKNFGYLMWRKRNCVFL